One window of the Candidatus Jettenia sp. genome contains the following:
- a CDS encoding amino acid permease, which produces MRRLFAKKTLHDLSRESDHHHFKRVLGPVSLTALGVGAVIGAGIFVLTGLAAKEFAGPSLILSFVLSGFACIFVALCYAEFASMVPLAGSAYTYAYAGLGEFFAWIIGWDLILEYSLASSLVAVGWSHYFLKLLGLFGIHIPPWLTSDYWTLSHQAKELFAQNVPYFNGIPIVFNLPAALIIVVITALLVFGIRESARFNNIIVTVKLLVILLVIFAGWFYVKGDNWGNSWDTFAPYGMAGIGTGAAYVFFAYIGFDAVSTTSQEAKNPQRDVPIGIIASLVLCTVLYIAVTAVLTGMVYYKDINIDAPLADAFTRFGLVKISFFISVGAVAGLTSVLLVLLMSQARIFWAIARDGLLSERIFAAIHPRFGTPYISTIIVGACVALTASCFPIEEIAKLVNIGTLLAFCLVCAAVIILRIKDPHHPRAFKCPFVPVIPILGIISCGYMMVRLELSTWLRLIVWLAIGSIIYFAYSRHHSKLAKKHALEKRREQG; this is translated from the coding sequence ATGAGAAGGCTATTTGCAAAAAAGACATTGCACGATCTTTCCAGGGAATCTGATCATCACCACTTCAAACGGGTATTAGGGCCTGTCTCATTAACAGCCTTAGGTGTTGGCGCTGTCATTGGCGCTGGTATATTCGTCTTGACTGGTTTAGCAGCAAAGGAATTTGCGGGGCCCAGCTTGATTCTCTCATTCGTTCTTTCAGGCTTTGCCTGTATCTTTGTAGCCCTCTGTTATGCCGAATTCGCATCAATGGTACCCCTGGCAGGCAGCGCTTATACCTATGCCTATGCAGGATTGGGTGAATTTTTTGCCTGGATTATAGGATGGGATCTCATCCTTGAATATTCCCTTGCATCGAGCCTTGTAGCTGTTGGATGGTCGCATTATTTTTTAAAATTACTAGGGCTCTTTGGAATACATATTCCTCCATGGCTTACCAGTGATTATTGGACATTATCTCATCAGGCGAAAGAATTATTTGCTCAAAACGTGCCTTATTTCAATGGGATACCTATTGTATTCAATCTTCCTGCCGCACTTATTATTGTCGTCATTACTGCCCTGCTCGTCTTTGGTATAAGAGAAAGCGCCCGGTTTAATAATATCATCGTTACAGTAAAATTGTTGGTAATATTGTTAGTAATTTTTGCTGGTTGGTTTTATGTAAAGGGCGATAATTGGGGAAATAGTTGGGATACTTTTGCACCTTATGGTATGGCCGGCATTGGTACAGGCGCCGCCTACGTGTTTTTTGCTTATATCGGTTTCGATGCCGTTTCAACAACTTCTCAGGAGGCTAAAAACCCGCAGAGAGATGTACCCATTGGTATCATTGCCTCTTTAGTACTCTGTACCGTTTTATATATTGCCGTCACCGCAGTTCTCACTGGCATGGTTTATTATAAAGATATAAATATCGATGCGCCTCTTGCAGATGCCTTTACGCGTTTTGGATTGGTAAAAATATCCTTTTTTATTTCGGTTGGAGCCGTGGCAGGACTTACCAGCGTGCTTCTGGTCTTACTCATGAGCCAGGCACGTATATTCTGGGCCATAGCCAGGGATGGTCTCCTTTCTGAGCGAATCTTCGCTGCCATCCATCCTCGTTTCGGGACGCCGTATATATCTACCATCATTGTTGGCGCCTGTGTTGCTCTTACCGCCAGTTGCTTTCCTATAGAAGAGATCGCAAAACTGGTTAACATTGGAACACTCCTGGCATTCTGTCTCGTTTGTGCCGCTGTTATCATTCTGCGTATTAAGGACCCACATCATCCCCGTGCCTTTAAATGCCCCTTTGTACCGGTAATCCCTATTCTTGGTATTATCTCTTGTGGATATATGATGGTTCGTCTGGAACTCTCTACCTGGCTCAGGTTAATTGTCTGGTTAGCAATAGGCTCGATCATTTATTTTGCTTATAGCAGGCATCATAGCAAACTTGCAAAGAAACATGCATTGGAGAAGCGGAGGGAGCAAGGCTAA
- a CDS encoding MFS transporter — protein MDADFSSTSYAGYWGVLSCETAESPWIVAFLAVLVSFFSASQDVVVDAYRRELLRDEELGLGSSLAVNGYRIGMLISGAFALFLADRISWNYVYVLLAASLLIGIITTCFSPNPEGQIMPPQSLRDAVIEPFIDYFKRKGAFEILAFILLYKIGDIMAANMITPFILKIGFTKTDLAVIAQTFGIFATIAGSLIGGILMIRIGLHNALWIFGILQAISTLSFSTLASIGAYYSILVSTITFENLTSGMGISAFTAFMASLCNKRFTATQYALLSSLMGVPRVIVSSPTGYLAEYLGWTYFFIFCTAAAIPGLIFLFRYRVWQGESCPLKPQISQITQIP, from the coding sequence ATGGATGCTGACTTCTCAAGTACTTCTTATGCTGGCTATTGGGGCGTTTTATCTTGTGAGACTGCAGAATCCCCGTGGATTGTAGCCTTTCTGGCGGTGCTTGTATCATTTTTTAGTGCAAGCCAGGATGTTGTTGTTGATGCCTATCGACGAGAACTTTTGAGGGATGAAGAGCTAGGGTTAGGGTCTTCTCTGGCTGTTAATGGGTATCGGATAGGCATGCTCATTTCTGGTGCGTTTGCACTCTTTCTAGCTGATCGTATTTCCTGGAATTACGTTTATGTACTACTAGCCGCCTCGCTGCTCATAGGTATTATTACTACCTGTTTCAGTCCAAATCCTGAAGGGCAGATCATGCCACCCCAATCTCTTCGCGATGCTGTTATAGAACCTTTTATCGATTATTTTAAGAGAAAAGGGGCTTTTGAGATTCTGGCATTTATCCTCCTCTATAAAATTGGCGATATTATGGCAGCCAATATGATAACCCCTTTTATTTTGAAGATTGGGTTTACCAAAACGGATCTGGCAGTTATTGCACAAACCTTTGGTATATTTGCTACCATTGCGGGAAGTCTTATTGGTGGCATTCTCATGATAAGAATTGGACTTCATAATGCCCTCTGGATTTTTGGAATTCTTCAAGCAATTTCCACCTTATCGTTTTCTACACTCGCATCTATCGGGGCATATTACTCTATCCTGGTATCAACAATAACCTTTGAAAATCTAACGAGTGGTATGGGCATTTCTGCTTTTACGGCCTTTATGGCAAGCCTCTGTAATAAAAGGTTTACTGCTACACAGTATGCCCTTTTGAGTAGTCTCATGGGTGTTCCACGGGTAATTGTTTCTTCGCCTACCGGATATTTAGCTGAGTATCTGGGTTGGACGTATTTTTTTATCTTCTGTACAGCGGCTGCTATTCCGGGTCTGATATTCCTCTTTCGTTATAGGGTATGGCAAGGAGAATCTTGTCCTTTGAAACCACAGATTTCACAGATTACACAGATACCATAA
- a CDS encoding DUF4139 domain-containing protein has product MKNSIFFTNLFCLFFFLFLASDSRAQEKHISITVYQNNLGLIHDVRKIDLKAGDQQIRFTDVPSSIDPTSVHFKSLSAPDQVAVLEQNYEYDLISAEKILQKYIDQVIQLFTKEGKVFEGKLLSTGGNVVLEKKDGSIQSIAMTNVLNVDFPKLPAGLITRPTLVWYLSNEKAGTHTIETSYLTGGIGWHAEYVALVNKDETTLDLSAWVSIQNQSGTDYEDAKLKLVAGDIHRITPPPPVYTAYEELAMEKAASAPQFKEKAFFEYHLYTLQRAATIKNNQIKQLSLFPTATTSVKKIYEYDGSKNEKKINVKLEFINAEKNGLGLPIPAGKVRVYKSDEDQSQIFLGEDQVDHTPKDEKIRLYVGDAFDIVGERKQINYKQLGDRAREETWQIKLRNHKKEDVEILVIEHVWGDFEIRESSHPYHKKDANTLEFLIPVKKDAETIVKYTILYRW; this is encoded by the coding sequence ATGAAGAACTCTATTTTTTTTACTAATCTTTTCTGTCTGTTTTTTTTTCTTTTTCTAGCTTCTGATTCCAGAGCACAGGAGAAGCACATCTCTATTACTGTTTACCAGAATAATCTTGGCTTGATTCATGATGTCCGCAAGATAGATTTAAAAGCAGGGGATCAGCAAATTCGTTTTACCGATGTTCCATCTTCAATTGATCCTACCTCAGTTCATTTTAAATCACTGAGTGCACCGGACCAGGTAGCTGTTCTTGAACAAAACTACGAGTATGATCTGATAAGTGCAGAAAAAATATTGCAGAAGTATATCGATCAGGTTATTCAATTATTCACGAAAGAAGGTAAAGTCTTTGAGGGAAAGTTGCTCAGTACCGGTGGAAATGTTGTGCTGGAGAAGAAGGATGGAAGTATTCAATCTATTGCCATGACGAATGTTCTGAATGTAGATTTCCCTAAATTACCAGCAGGTTTGATTACCAGGCCGACCCTTGTCTGGTATCTTTCGAATGAAAAAGCTGGCACACATACGATAGAAACGAGCTACCTGACGGGAGGAATTGGTTGGCATGCAGAATATGTTGCGTTGGTAAATAAAGATGAAACAACATTAGATTTGTCTGCCTGGGTTTCCATCCAAAACCAATCAGGCACAGATTACGAAGACGCTAAGCTTAAACTGGTAGCAGGTGATATTCATCGGATAACCCCGCCTCCACCAGTATATACTGCTTATGAAGAACTGGCAATGGAAAAAGCCGCTTCAGCTCCCCAATTTAAGGAAAAGGCCTTCTTTGAGTATCACCTTTATACACTTCAGCGTGCTGCCACAATTAAAAATAATCAAATAAAACAGCTCTCACTTTTTCCAACGGCAACAACATCCGTAAAAAAGATCTATGAGTATGATGGATCTAAAAACGAGAAGAAGATTAATGTAAAATTAGAATTTATAAACGCAGAGAAAAATGGTTTGGGATTGCCCATTCCTGCCGGAAAGGTACGGGTTTATAAATCGGATGAAGATCAATCTCAAATCTTTCTCGGCGAAGACCAGGTAGATCACACACCGAAGGATGAAAAAATACGGCTGTATGTAGGAGATGCATTTGATATTGTTGGTGAACGAAAACAGATCAATTATAAACAATTAGGTGACCGCGCACGAGAAGAAACATGGCAAATTAAGTTACGTAATCATAAAAAAGAAGATGTCGAGATTCTCGTAATAGAACATGTCTGGGGAGATTTTGAAATTCGTGAATCCTCACATCCGTATCATAAAAAAGATGCAAATACCCTTGAATTCCTCATTCCGGTAAAAAAAGATGCAGAGACAATAGTGAAATATACGATATTATACCGTTGGTAA
- a CDS encoding magnesium transporter CorA family protein, with translation MITIFKSTDQGLKTIHTLSDGSWINVTDPSSEEIAQVEKWGILPEFVTHSLDIDERARTERNNNLILIVLRLPYKQDKIADIPYITVPIGIVLADKFIVTISRKETVIIKEFAAGRIHDLSTDKKNRFVLQLFFHTANQYLNYLRDIDASVSILKDKLYRSVQNKEVLELLKYQKSLIYFTSDLKSNELMFERLQKGQLFQTYPEDAELLDDALIEIRQAMEMTSISENILSQMMDAFASIISNNLNVILKFLASITIVISLPTLVAGFYGMNVRLPGQNYSFAFSSILLVSLVISLIVVIIFKKKDWL, from the coding sequence ATGATTACCATCTTCAAAAGTACGGATCAAGGGTTAAAAACTATTCATACCCTGAGCGATGGAAGCTGGATTAACGTTACAGATCCCAGTTCGGAAGAGATTGCGCAGGTAGAAAAATGGGGTATTCTTCCTGAGTTCGTAACTCATTCTCTGGATATTGATGAACGTGCCCGAACAGAGAGAAACAACAATCTTATCCTGATCGTGCTCCGTCTTCCCTACAAACAGGACAAGATAGCAGATATTCCATACATCACTGTGCCGATTGGGATTGTTCTGGCTGATAAATTTATCGTAACAATCAGCCGAAAAGAGACAGTCATTATTAAGGAATTCGCTGCCGGCCGTATACATGACCTGTCTACTGACAAAAAGAATCGGTTTGTCCTGCAGTTGTTTTTCCACACGGCAAATCAATACCTGAATTATCTGCGTGATATTGATGCCTCTGTTAGTATACTGAAAGATAAGCTCTACCGGTCGGTACAAAATAAAGAGGTTCTGGAGTTACTCAAGTATCAAAAGAGCTTGATCTATTTTACCTCTGACTTAAAATCAAATGAATTAATGTTTGAACGGTTGCAAAAAGGTCAGTTGTTTCAGACTTACCCGGAGGATGCAGAACTTCTGGATGATGCCCTTATTGAGATTCGCCAGGCAATGGAAATGACAAGCATTTCGGAAAATATCCTGAGTCAGATGATGGATGCATTTGCATCTATTATCTCTAATAATCTCAATGTAATCCTGAAGTTCCTGGCTTCGATAACGATTGTAATTAGCCTTCCTACTTTGGTTGCCGGTTTTTATGGCATGAATGTACGTCTTCCGGGGCAGAATTACTCCTTTGCATTTTCATCGATATTGCTTGTTTCCCTTGTAATATCTTTGATAGTAGTAATTATTTTCAAAAAGAAAGACTGGTTGTAA
- a CDS encoding NAD(P)/FAD-dependent oxidoreductase, translated as MKRVVIVGVGFAGLRAARTLANKGFDVLLLDRNNYHLFQPLLYQVATAELEQESIVYPIREIIRHWRGVHFRLAEVWGIDLERHQVLTANGVIAYDYLILATGSVTNFFGMDTMKRYGYDLKYLNDAVVLRNQILSSFEYAAQKPNSSERLALLTFIVVGGGPTGVEFTGALAELVHHVLSKDYPELQVKDIRIILIEAGDSLLSNFPKKLQDYALLKLHRMGIEVRLKTAVSGAESHQVLLKDGTSIPSRTLFWAAGVRASSLADALPVMKVRGGRIIVKQDLTIEGYPNVFVVGDMAYLEQDGQPLPMIAPVAMQQGEYAGRAILQAERGRPIGPFYYRDRGSMATIGRGAAVAHTMGFSFSGFSAWVIWLALHLFFLIGFRNRIVVLLNWGYEYFLLKRQIRIITQEKKEIKR; from the coding sequence ATGAAGCGAGTGGTAATCGTCGGAGTTGGTTTCGCCGGACTTAGGGCAGCCCGGACCTTAGCAAATAAGGGCTTCGACGTTTTGCTGCTTGACCGGAATAATTATCATCTCTTTCAGCCGTTGCTGTACCAGGTAGCAACAGCGGAACTGGAACAGGAATCGATTGTCTATCCCATCAGGGAGATTATACGGCACTGGAGGGGAGTACACTTTCGGCTTGCTGAGGTATGGGGTATTGACCTTGAACGCCATCAGGTGTTAACAGCCAATGGTGTAATTGCATATGACTATCTTATACTTGCCACAGGCAGTGTAACGAATTTCTTTGGTATGGATACTATGAAACGTTACGGATATGATCTTAAATATCTCAACGATGCAGTCGTACTGCGGAATCAAATCTTGAGTTCTTTTGAATACGCAGCACAAAAGCCAAATTCATCCGAACGTTTAGCATTACTTACCTTTATAGTTGTTGGTGGAGGACCGACTGGTGTTGAATTCACTGGCGCACTGGCAGAGTTAGTTCATCATGTCTTATCGAAGGATTATCCGGAGTTGCAGGTAAAGGATATCAGGATTATTCTTATAGAGGCAGGCGACAGCCTCTTGTCGAATTTCCCCAAAAAGCTGCAGGACTATGCGCTTTTAAAACTTCATCGGATGGGTATTGAAGTGCGGCTTAAGACCGCTGTTAGCGGAGCCGAATCTCATCAGGTATTGTTGAAAGACGGAACATCAATTCCCTCCCGCACACTCTTTTGGGCAGCAGGTGTTCGTGCCTCATCGCTGGCTGACGCATTACCTGTGATGAAGGTCCGTGGCGGCCGCATTATCGTCAAACAGGACCTCACGATTGAAGGCTATCCCAATGTCTTTGTTGTTGGTGACATGGCTTACCTGGAGCAAGATGGACAACCGTTACCTATGATAGCGCCTGTGGCAATGCAACAGGGAGAATACGCAGGCAGAGCAATTCTTCAGGCCGAGCGTGGACGTCCAATTGGTCCATTTTACTATCGTGATAGAGGTTCAATGGCAACGATTGGCCGTGGAGCTGCAGTTGCCCATACAATGGGCTTTAGCTTTTCAGGCTTTAGTGCATGGGTTATCTGGCTAGCACTGCATTTGTTCTTTTTAATTGGTTTCCGTAACCGAATTGTGGTGCTGCTCAATTGGGGCTACGAATATTTCCTGTTAAAACGGCAAATTCGTATCATTACACAAGAGAAGAAGGAGATAAAACGGTAG
- a CDS encoding undecaprenyl-diphosphate phosphatase: protein MTYLEALILAIIEGITEFLPISSTGHMIIASTIMGINENTFVKNFEVVIQFGAILSVVALYWRKFFTSFRFYLKLAFAFLPAAVVGVLLGDYIDSLLMNIWIVITTLFLGGIVLIFVDKWFKHANEAKEQEISWSQGFKIGCFQCIAMIPGVSRSAATIIGGMSTGLNRRTAAEFSFFLAVPTMLGASAKKLIDSYATIQHHDIKILLFGNIVAFIVAMLAIKAFVGFLKQHGFKWFGYYRIIVGVVLAIVAVLLKIQM from the coding sequence ATGACTTATTTAGAAGCTTTGATTCTCGCTATCATCGAAGGTATTACCGAGTTTTTGCCTATTTCGTCTACCGGTCATATGATTATTGCTTCTACGATTATGGGAATCAACGAAAATACCTTTGTAAAGAATTTTGAGGTTGTTATCCAATTCGGCGCTATTTTATCTGTGGTAGCACTTTACTGGCGAAAGTTTTTTACTTCCTTCCGGTTTTACCTGAAATTAGCCTTTGCATTTCTACCGGCTGCGGTTGTAGGTGTTTTACTCGGTGATTATATTGATAGCTTATTGATGAATATATGGATAGTAATTACTACCCTTTTTCTCGGAGGAATTGTTCTCATCTTTGTGGACAAATGGTTTAAGCATGCCAATGAGGCTAAAGAACAGGAAATATCCTGGTCTCAGGGTTTCAAAATAGGATGCTTCCAGTGCATCGCAATGATTCCGGGAGTATCGCGGTCAGCGGCTACCATTATAGGTGGAATGAGTACCGGACTTAACCGGAGAACGGCAGCAGAGTTTTCATTTTTTCTTGCCGTTCCGACTATGCTTGGCGCCAGCGCCAAGAAATTAATAGATTCTTATGCAACCATTCAGCATCATGATATAAAGATTCTCCTGTTCGGAAATATTGTGGCATTTATTGTAGCTATGCTAGCTATTAAAGCCTTTGTTGGCTTCCTGAAACAGCACGGCTTTAAATGGTTTGGATATTATCGTATTATCGTTGGTGTGGTATTGGCTATTGTCGCAGTTTTATTAAAGATACAGATGTAA
- a CDS encoding class I SAM-dependent rRNA methyltransferase, translating to MTLPVISLKAKRNSLHPWIFDRMIRHPQKRLKPGTLVEVVSKEGVFIGRGIYNYKSNIGIRLLTENVSEPLNKEFFLRKLQQAKMLREEVLGIQKISNSYRLIHGESDGLSGLIIDKFADVFVIEPYSAGYVGTIEWIVSSLQSLYPGARIAVRPDERTAAKEGIDFLSVAKDYPCPDFVEIKENLLQMRVNLETGHKTGFFLDQRENRLTLSQYCSGKEVLDCFCYTGGFAISAMLMGAKSATGIDLDEKALEMAQENARLNSVKVTFQHVNVFDYLRTMHAKGEQTDVLILDPAKLAGHKDEMKRAHRTYGDINRLGMQVIRPGGILLTCSCSGLVSEKDFLSILTRSAAEAGVVLQIFKVTGASSDHPFSTIFPEGRYLKAVFARVFPYTKKVIEFHGETKYASVHQNTIHT from the coding sequence ATGACACTACCCGTTATTTCACTAAAAGCAAAAAGAAACTCCCTTCATCCCTGGATATTCGACAGAATGATCCGCCATCCCCAAAAACGCTTAAAACCAGGAACGTTGGTAGAGGTGGTATCCAAAGAAGGGGTATTTATCGGCAGGGGTATCTATAATTATAAAAGCAATATTGGCATTCGCCTATTGACTGAAAATGTATCTGAACCGCTCAATAAGGAGTTCTTCTTAAGAAAACTTCAGCAAGCCAAGATGCTTCGTGAAGAAGTCCTGGGAATCCAGAAGATATCGAATTCTTATCGGCTGATACATGGAGAATCCGATGGTCTATCCGGATTAATTATCGACAAGTTTGCTGATGTGTTTGTTATAGAACCATACTCTGCCGGGTATGTTGGCACAATAGAATGGATCGTATCATCTTTACAGTCTCTTTATCCAGGCGCCCGGATCGCAGTACGTCCCGATGAACGAACCGCAGCAAAAGAAGGAATAGATTTTTTATCAGTAGCAAAGGATTATCCATGTCCGGATTTTGTAGAAATTAAAGAAAATTTGTTACAGATGAGAGTAAATCTCGAGACAGGGCACAAAACAGGATTTTTTCTTGATCAGCGTGAAAACCGCCTAACACTATCACAATACTGCTCCGGTAAAGAGGTGCTTGATTGTTTTTGCTATACGGGAGGATTTGCTATCTCTGCAATGTTGATGGGCGCAAAATCAGCTACCGGGATAGACCTGGATGAAAAGGCATTGGAAATGGCACAAGAGAATGCACGACTGAACTCTGTAAAGGTAACCTTTCAACACGTGAATGTATTTGATTATCTCCGCACGATGCATGCAAAAGGAGAGCAGACTGATGTTTTAATCCTCGACCCTGCCAAACTTGCTGGCCATAAGGATGAAATGAAGCGGGCGCATCGTACCTATGGGGATATCAATCGGCTTGGTATGCAGGTCATTAGGCCAGGCGGCATTCTACTTACGTGTTCTTGCTCAGGGCTTGTCTCAGAGAAGGATTTTCTTTCCATCCTGACCCGTTCAGCCGCAGAAGCAGGAGTTGTACTCCAGATTTTCAAAGTTACCGGCGCATCATCCGACCATCCCTTCTCTACTATTTTTCCCGAAGGGAGATATCTCAAAGCCGTTTTTGCGAGAGTATTTCCCTATACAAAAAAAGTTATAGAATTCCATGGTGAAACCAAATATGCTAGCGTGCATCAGAACACAATCCATACGTAG
- a CDS encoding hemolysin family protein, whose translation MDSIHFSTTTIIFMLILFFLLLFVSAFFSLSETALFSINKIRLDFLMKQNNKRAISVYKIINEPDKLLSTILTGNNIVNTVVSTIGTTVAIYYLHEWGVFMAPIIVALILLFFGETFPKILATQFPDQLSLWIVKPYEWIRWILSPIVMLITYIACLCFNLFGINIKYKKIIFSRDEVKHIINESGKTGVLADGEHVLLHKVFEFNDKLVKEIMVPRHKIVAINVDTSPEHIVRIVTEEGYTRYPIYKHCIDNTIGIIHAKTVINILLNNPLFILEDLMMEPYFVSEDEKISKILTDFQQKELHFALVKNTEGMISGLIQIKDILKVIFGEMREKTL comes from the coding sequence ATGGATTCGATACACTTTTCAACCACAACAATTATTTTTATGCTGATACTCTTTTTTCTGCTTCTCTTCGTCTCCGCCTTTTTTTCATTATCCGAGACAGCGCTTTTTTCTATTAATAAGATACGGCTGGATTTCCTCATGAAGCAAAATAATAAAAGAGCCATCTCTGTTTACAAAATTATTAACGAACCAGATAAGCTCCTCAGTACCATCCTTACAGGAAATAACATTGTTAATACCGTAGTATCAACGATAGGAACAACGGTTGCAATATATTATTTACACGAGTGGGGTGTATTTATGGCTCCCATTATCGTTGCTCTTATTTTGCTGTTCTTCGGCGAAACATTTCCGAAGATACTTGCAACCCAGTTCCCCGATCAGCTTTCATTATGGATTGTCAAACCATATGAATGGATACGATGGATTCTATCACCTATCGTCATGTTAATTACCTACATTGCCTGCCTTTGTTTTAATCTCTTTGGCATAAATATTAAATATAAGAAAATAATTTTCAGCCGTGATGAGGTAAAACATATTATTAATGAAAGTGGGAAGACTGGTGTATTGGCTGATGGAGAACATGTGTTGTTACATAAGGTATTTGAATTTAATGACAAGCTTGTAAAAGAAATTATGGTGCCCAGGCATAAGATTGTTGCCATAAATGTTGATACGTCCCCTGAACATATCGTGAGGATTGTTACAGAAGAAGGCTATACAAGGTACCCCATATACAAGCATTGTATTGATAACACCATTGGAATAATCCACGCAAAAACAGTTATCAACATACTACTCAATAATCCATTATTCATCCTTGAAGATCTCATGATGGAACCTTATTTTGTCTCCGAGGATGAAAAAATTAGTAAGATACTTACCGATTTTCAGCAAAAGGAATTACATTTTGCCCTGGTTAAAAATACCGAGGGAATGATTTCCGGATTAATCCAGATAAAGGATATTTTAAAGGTTATCTTTGGAGAAATGAGAGAAAAAACACTGTAA
- a CDS encoding PTS sugar transporter subunit IIA encodes MKLSDVLTENRILINIHGKDKYDVLEKMVHAVKTSEKVKDVENLLKKVLEREKIKSTGIGGGIGIPHAQTSGVTDIIACLGVSESGVEFNSLDGKPVHLIFLIATRERTNNTYLGLLSRIARLFIDESFKQKIIQSTSPEEIINLIREKEKE; translated from the coding sequence GTGAAACTCTCAGATGTATTAACGGAAAACCGTATACTTATCAATATACATGGGAAGGACAAATATGATGTTTTAGAAAAGATGGTACATGCAGTAAAAACTTCAGAGAAGGTAAAAGATGTTGAAAATCTCTTAAAAAAGGTACTTGAACGCGAGAAGATTAAAAGCACAGGAATCGGAGGTGGCATTGGAATCCCGCATGCCCAGACCTCTGGAGTTACTGATATTATTGCATGCTTAGGAGTTTCAGAATCAGGAGTTGAATTCAATTCCCTTGATGGAAAACCAGTACATTTGATTTTTTTAATCGCTACCAGGGAGCGAACAAATAATACCTACCTCGGACTTTTAAGCCGAATAGCCCGTCTCTTCATTGATGAGTCTTTCAAACAAAAGATCATTCAATCCACATCGCCAGAAGAAATCATAAACCTTATCAGAGAAAAAGAAAAGGAATAA
- a CDS encoding GAF domain-containing protein — translation MSSISYEKKLYQRLKTLSDVFLLSSKDLDYKAVLRAATKHFKVFTEADASVLMLHDTKKNLTPVCSLGIPISKVRDTKLPSSTRLKNILAHPVLDVRYASFMNTPFIQNRKLIGLCAVFSTVPEKFDIFEHNKYENLFLTILASYIAASVENAILANSLQLIEHSKSEQKNSLDTIDNLAP, via the coding sequence ATGTCATCGATTTCATATGAAAAAAAGTTATATCAACGCCTTAAGACCCTATCGGATGTCTTTTTACTATCTTCCAAGGATTTGGATTACAAGGCGGTTTTACGGGCAGCAACTAAACATTTTAAGGTATTTACAGAGGCAGATGCATCTGTACTCATGTTACATGATACGAAGAAAAACCTCACTCCGGTTTGTTCTCTGGGAATTCCTATCTCTAAGGTCAGGGATACAAAGCTCCCGTCATCTACAAGGCTAAAGAATATCCTTGCCCATCCAGTTTTAGATGTACGATATGCCTCTTTTATGAATACACCCTTTATTCAAAACAGGAAGCTTATTGGCTTATGCGCTGTATTTAGTACCGTGCCTGAGAAGTTTGATATCTTTGAACATAATAAATATGAAAATCTCTTTTTAACCATATTAGCTAGCTATATTGCAGCAAGTGTTGAAAATGCCATTTTAGCCAACTCTCTTCAGTTAATAGAACATTCCAAATCTGAACAGAAAAACTCCCTCGATACAATTGACAATTTAGCGCCATAA